One Stenotrophomonas oahuensis genomic region harbors:
- a CDS encoding phosphotransferase enzyme family protein, translated as MSTPQHRVQGLDNDHVQADWPALGDEELAWLGTRHAALAGHARVLWHSPRPFSAAALVQGPQGRVFVKRHHARVRSASALEEEHHFIAHLAAAGVPVVQVLAGLDGHTALARDAWTYEVHAEGVGADLYRDMPSWTPLTDLGRARTVGAMLAQLHQAAVDYTAAQRDTHVLVARDDLIRAPDLLALLRSQLRARPGLAAYLADVPWEADLTRAVLPWHAALGHRYAGEAACWGHNDWHVSNLLWQGDGAAASISTVFDFGLAARTSALFDLATAIERNAVDWLASGGPVGYPDTALALLEGYRQQRPLSAAQVALLVDLLPVVHVDFALSEVEYFDAITGSRANADVAYHTFLIGHADWFTSTTGRSLLDTLRSAA; from the coding sequence TTGAGCACGCCGCAGCACCGCGTGCAGGGCCTGGACAACGACCACGTCCAGGCCGACTGGCCGGCACTGGGAGACGAAGAACTGGCGTGGCTGGGCACGCGCCACGCCGCGCTGGCAGGCCACGCGCGGGTGCTTTGGCACAGCCCGCGTCCGTTCTCGGCTGCCGCGCTGGTGCAGGGTCCGCAGGGACGTGTGTTCGTCAAACGCCATCATGCGCGCGTGCGCAGTGCGTCGGCGCTGGAGGAAGAACACCACTTCATCGCCCATCTGGCCGCCGCCGGCGTCCCCGTGGTGCAGGTGCTGGCCGGCCTCGACGGGCACACCGCGCTGGCGCGGGATGCGTGGACCTATGAAGTGCATGCTGAAGGCGTCGGGGCGGACCTCTATCGCGACATGCCGTCGTGGACGCCGCTGACCGACCTCGGCCGCGCACGCACCGTCGGGGCGATGCTGGCCCAGCTGCACCAGGCCGCTGTTGACTACACCGCAGCGCAGCGCGACACCCATGTACTGGTCGCGCGTGACGACCTGATCCGCGCGCCTGATCTGCTCGCCTTGCTGCGTTCCCAGCTGCGTGCACGTCCGGGGCTGGCGGCGTATCTGGCCGACGTGCCCTGGGAAGCCGACCTGACCCGTGCGGTCCTGCCATGGCATGCCGCACTGGGCCACCGCTATGCCGGCGAAGCCGCGTGCTGGGGCCATAACGACTGGCATGTTTCCAACCTGCTGTGGCAGGGCGACGGTGCAGCCGCGTCCATCAGCACGGTGTTCGACTTCGGGCTGGCCGCCCGCACCAGTGCCCTGTTCGACCTCGCCACGGCGATCGAACGCAATGCGGTGGATTGGCTGGCCAGCGGCGGTCCCGTGGGCTACCCCGACACCGCGCTCGCCCTTCTCGAGGGCTACCGCCAGCAGCGGCCGTTGAGCGCGGCGCAGGTGGCGCTGCTGGTCGACCTGCTGCCGGTGGTCCACGTTGATTTCGCCCTCTCGGAGGTGGAGTACTTCGACGCCATCACCGGTTCGCGGGCGAATGCCGACGTGGCGTACCACACCTTCCTGATCGGCCATGCCGACTGGTTCACCAGCACCACCGGTCGGTCCCTGCTCGACACGCTTCGCAGCGCCGCCTGA
- a CDS encoding TonB-dependent receptor yields the protein MNRLRISLLTAALGAALPLHASEPAADAGERSPTDLAGIRVQAHQQTKKSPPSSSFGVGSWKDTPASVNVLGSEYLDRLQVRGLSELARHDASLGDSYAPVGYYQNVAIRGFALDLATGYRFNGLSIAGEQRLALENIAQVEVLKGEAGLAAGVMAPGGLINYVGKRTAEVRNLTLGTDSEGSRYAAMDVGHWLTPTFGIRFNAAWDDSNSYIEHADGRRNFYSLATDWRISERSKLEVDANYQTSAQRSASGFQLLGATGVPRGVDREKMLGYQPWVQPVGIASTNLTALHTFDFTPDWQSRASVAHSRTVINDNVAFAYGCYYSDACADGSTPGNYFAPNGDYDIYDYRSPDDTRVNQQLRAELRGRFATGSVRHEVSFGVDAFHRTVDKRQNVNEYVGTANIHDPQVPVFDPSPLQPGASARRLDSWQRSAFVLDRVSFTDQWQWLAGGRYVRMDERAYDKRGTPERHSRLSTFMPQTAVVFKPDDAVSLYASYVEGLSLGKEAPFWTQNGGSWLQPLESHQTEVGVKFARTDALTLGAALFRTSLPLQYAQPDDSEAGYTFVQDGRQVHTGLELSADGQLSERLTLTASASVLQARARDTGTPAYEGHQLVNVPKRRATVHVDYALPFVEGLAVGAGWRYASANVATVDGKVKVPSYSVFDAGLRFQHTLGQRPVRWNLSVDNLFDHFYWRDTGSTDGDYYLFAGAPRQARLSVTIGL from the coding sequence ATGAACCGCCTGCGCATTTCCCTGTTGACCGCCGCCCTCGGTGCCGCCCTGCCGCTGCATGCCAGCGAACCCGCTGCCGACGCGGGCGAACGCTCGCCCACCGACCTTGCCGGCATCCGTGTGCAGGCGCACCAGCAGACAAAGAAATCGCCGCCATCAAGCAGCTTCGGGGTGGGCAGCTGGAAGGACACCCCCGCCTCGGTCAACGTGCTGGGCAGCGAGTACCTGGACCGCCTGCAGGTGCGAGGGTTGTCCGAACTGGCCCGGCACGACGCGTCGCTGGGCGACAGCTATGCCCCGGTGGGCTACTACCAGAACGTGGCCATCCGCGGGTTTGCGCTGGACCTGGCCACCGGCTATCGCTTCAACGGGCTGTCCATCGCCGGCGAGCAGCGCCTGGCGCTGGAGAACATCGCCCAGGTGGAAGTACTCAAGGGTGAAGCCGGCCTCGCCGCCGGGGTGATGGCCCCGGGCGGCCTGATCAACTACGTGGGCAAGCGCACGGCCGAGGTGCGCAACCTGACCCTGGGCACCGACTCGGAAGGCTCCCGCTACGCTGCGATGGACGTCGGCCATTGGCTGACGCCGACCTTTGGAATCCGCTTCAATGCGGCCTGGGACGACAGCAATTCCTACATCGAGCATGCCGACGGCCGCCGCAATTTCTATTCGCTGGCGACCGACTGGCGGATCAGCGAACGCAGCAAGCTGGAAGTAGATGCCAACTACCAGACCAGCGCGCAACGCTCGGCGTCCGGTTTCCAGCTGCTCGGCGCGACCGGCGTTCCGCGCGGCGTGGACCGCGAAAAGATGCTGGGCTACCAGCCGTGGGTACAGCCGGTCGGCATCGCCAGCACCAACCTGACCGCGCTGCACACCTTCGATTTCACCCCGGACTGGCAGTCGCGCGCGTCAGTGGCCCACAGCCGCACGGTGATCAACGACAACGTCGCCTTTGCCTACGGCTGCTACTACAGCGACGCCTGCGCCGACGGCAGCACGCCGGGCAATTACTTCGCGCCCAATGGCGATTACGACATCTACGACTACCGCAGCCCCGATGACACCCGGGTGAACCAGCAGCTGCGCGCCGAACTGCGCGGGCGTTTCGCCACCGGCAGCGTGCGGCACGAGGTTTCGTTCGGCGTGGATGCCTTCCACCGCACCGTGGACAAGCGCCAGAACGTCAACGAGTACGTCGGCACTGCCAACATCCATGACCCGCAGGTGCCGGTGTTCGACCCTTCGCCGCTGCAGCCCGGTGCCTCGGCGCGCCGGCTGGACAGCTGGCAGCGTTCGGCGTTCGTGCTGGACCGGGTGAGCTTCACCGACCAGTGGCAGTGGCTGGCCGGCGGCCGTTACGTGCGCATGGACGAGCGCGCCTACGACAAGCGCGGCACGCCTGAGCGCCACAGCCGGCTGTCGACGTTCATGCCGCAGACGGCGGTGGTGTTCAAGCCGGATGACGCGGTCAGCCTGTATGCCAGTTATGTGGAAGGCCTTTCGCTGGGCAAGGAAGCCCCGTTCTGGACCCAGAACGGCGGCAGCTGGCTGCAGCCGCTGGAGTCGCACCAGACCGAAGTGGGGGTGAAGTTCGCCCGCACCGACGCGCTCACCCTGGGTGCGGCGCTGTTCCGCACGTCCCTGCCCCTGCAGTACGCGCAGCCCGATGACAGCGAGGCCGGTTACACCTTCGTGCAGGACGGACGCCAGGTGCACACCGGGCTGGAGTTGAGCGCCGACGGCCAGCTCAGCGAGCGCCTGACGCTCACCGCCAGCGCCAGCGTGCTGCAGGCGCGTGCACGTGACACCGGCACGCCGGCCTATGAGGGCCATCAGCTGGTGAACGTGCCGAAGCGTCGCGCCACGGTGCACGTGGATTACGCACTGCCCTTCGTCGAAGGGTTGGCGGTGGGGGCGGGCTGGCGCTACGCGTCGGCGAACGTGGCCACGGTGGATGGCAAGGTGAAGGTGCCGTCGTACAGCGTGTTCGATGCCGGGCTGCGCTTCCAGCACACCCTGGGCCAACGCCCGGTAAGGTGGAATCTGTCGGTGGACAATCTGTTCGACCACTTCTACTGGCGTGACACCGGCAGCACCGACGGCGACTACTACCTGTTCGCCGGTGCACCGCGCCAGGCGCGCCTGTCGGTGACGATCGGCCTATGA
- a CDS encoding ATP-binding protein: MRTSVVRWLVVLVLLITASTSGMAAPATLPAPALSPRQAEWIERNPTILLGLYDSGWPPFEFVQNGQPKGLGYDYLMLLSRQLGLNVQVRMYRDWADVLDAACRGEVDVVMNIALTPGRTRCMVYTSPYAEAPLALVGRPGDTRASADPDLTGLRVVTEQEFLTSEQIRSRFPGARRVIAANTTAALNMVAQGQADVYIGNAHVANAIIRDRKLEGITLLRPSDLAPERLHFGVPNARQPLAEALDAALTRLPASQREAIEKRWLTPLQWSAQSRLVLGEAERGVLATPLRMGFAPHAAPLSFIDASGEPAGVAGDYLRQLRMVGAQLNRVPAHDWFEVRDQMRRGTVDVVMGMPNDAHYLGDDWVFSQPFISVPNVVVTPNNSRSVLGLSDLDGRTILLSDPDRLRGYILQYAPKARIVPARSVEQALARLANGDADAYVGNLAMADRVIRELYPARLHVAAPAGFSDQLSLAVKRQYAPLATTFDRVLTNLTPREHAAIRGDWLLAEYRAGLDWRSIARWAVPLSLVLLTGMIVHGWGYLRLRREVSMRRGLEKRLEEITDNLPAIVYQARREHDGRVTFPYITGDLNSMFGVSTVEVMRDDTLLEAQIDARDRDAIHEAMTHAARNFTPMDIEFRTSPHGVVRWVRTRALPYAAADGAVLWSGYWVDVTEARAQADALAAAKSDAERATAAKSNFLATMSHEIRTPMSGVLGMVEALSHTDLDGEQRRIIGVIEDSAQMLRQILDDILDYSRIEAGALPLEPQPVALRSLLDNVQQLLSPQASSKGLDLSLQVDPEVAPQHLVDGMRLRQVVFNLLSNAIKFTNEGAVSIALTVERSDEMAQTLRLTVADTGIGISAEQRQRLFKPFAQADVAITRHYGGTGLGLSICQRLVGLMRGRLDMHSEPGQGTRVDVVLSLPRVPGEDAGQDAAHGAADVQPLPSGQARRRVLVVEDHPTNQALMRWRLQQLGLQHELAVDGEAALALLASSSFDLVITDCRMPVMDGYTLTRRIREQERGTGRHLPVLALTASALAEDLQRCREAGMDDLLAKPVALATLRRALRRWLPTDPGDEAPTAADLAPADADTPAPLPTREAIVQRFGSEHVANVLIESMRKATGEDLQRGLLAREQEDSNTAVEVLHRIVGGLGTLGAEALAMQARALMQQIQNEGVAACAADIGAFELALESYLKSLDP; the protein is encoded by the coding sequence ATGCGTACCTCGGTTGTCCGCTGGCTGGTCGTGCTGGTTCTGCTGATCACTGCAAGTACCTCCGGCATGGCGGCGCCCGCTACCTTGCCAGCACCGGCGCTTTCGCCGCGCCAGGCCGAGTGGATCGAGCGCAACCCTACCATCTTACTGGGCCTGTACGACAGCGGCTGGCCGCCGTTTGAGTTCGTGCAGAACGGGCAGCCAAAAGGGCTCGGTTACGACTACCTGATGCTGCTGTCGCGCCAGTTGGGGCTGAACGTTCAGGTTCGTATGTATCGCGACTGGGCTGACGTACTCGACGCAGCCTGCCGCGGTGAAGTCGATGTCGTAATGAACATAGCGCTGACCCCGGGGCGCACCCGCTGCATGGTCTACACATCGCCGTATGCCGAAGCGCCGCTGGCGCTGGTGGGGCGCCCCGGTGACACCCGCGCGTCCGCCGACCCGGACCTGACCGGCCTGCGCGTGGTGACCGAACAGGAGTTCCTGACCAGCGAACAGATCCGCTCACGGTTCCCGGGCGCGCGCCGGGTCATCGCCGCGAACACCACCGCGGCGCTGAACATGGTCGCGCAGGGGCAGGCGGACGTGTACATCGGCAATGCACATGTCGCAAACGCCATCATCCGCGACCGCAAGCTGGAGGGCATCACCCTGCTGCGGCCCAGCGACCTCGCGCCCGAGCGCCTGCACTTCGGTGTGCCCAATGCCCGCCAACCGTTGGCCGAAGCACTGGACGCCGCGCTGACACGGCTGCCGGCCAGCCAGCGCGAGGCCATCGAAAAACGCTGGCTGACCCCGCTGCAGTGGTCCGCGCAGTCTCGCCTGGTGCTGGGTGAAGCCGAGCGTGGCGTGCTGGCCACGCCGTTGCGCATGGGCTTTGCACCGCATGCGGCACCGTTGTCGTTCATAGACGCTTCTGGTGAGCCGGCGGGTGTCGCAGGTGACTACCTGCGGCAGCTGCGCATGGTCGGTGCGCAGTTGAACCGCGTTCCTGCGCATGACTGGTTTGAAGTGCGTGACCAGATGCGGCGCGGCACCGTCGACGTGGTCATGGGCATGCCCAACGATGCGCACTACCTGGGCGACGACTGGGTGTTCAGCCAGCCCTTCATCAGCGTGCCGAACGTGGTGGTCACACCGAACAACAGCCGTTCGGTGCTCGGCCTGAGCGACCTGGATGGGCGCACCATCCTGCTGTCCGACCCTGACCGCCTGCGCGGCTACATCCTGCAGTACGCGCCCAAGGCCCGCATCGTGCCGGCGCGCAGCGTGGAACAGGCACTGGCGCGGCTGGCCAATGGAGACGCCGATGCCTATGTGGGCAACCTGGCCATGGCCGACCGGGTGATCCGCGAGCTGTACCCGGCCCGGCTGCATGTGGCGGCACCGGCCGGCTTCAGCGACCAGCTGTCGCTGGCGGTGAAGCGGCAGTACGCGCCGCTGGCCACCACCTTCGACCGGGTGCTGACCAACCTCACCCCGCGCGAGCATGCGGCGATCCGGGGTGACTGGCTGCTGGCCGAGTACCGCGCGGGACTGGACTGGCGGTCGATCGCGCGCTGGGCCGTGCCGCTGTCGCTGGTGCTGCTGACCGGCATGATCGTGCATGGCTGGGGCTACCTGCGTCTGCGCCGTGAAGTGTCCATGCGCCGTGGCCTGGAGAAGCGCCTGGAGGAGATCACCGACAACCTGCCAGCCATCGTGTACCAGGCCCGTCGCGAACATGATGGCCGGGTGACCTTCCCGTACATCACCGGTGACCTGAACTCGATGTTCGGGGTCAGCACCGTGGAAGTGATGCGTGACGACACCCTGCTGGAAGCGCAGATCGACGCGCGCGACCGCGACGCCATCCACGAGGCGATGACGCATGCGGCACGCAACTTCACCCCGATGGATATCGAGTTCCGCACCAGTCCGCATGGCGTAGTGCGCTGGGTGCGGACGCGCGCGCTGCCGTACGCGGCCGCGGATGGGGCGGTGCTGTGGAGTGGTTACTGGGTGGATGTGACCGAGGCCCGTGCCCAGGCCGATGCCCTGGCGGCGGCCAAGTCCGATGCCGAACGCGCGACCGCGGCCAAGTCGAACTTCCTGGCGACCATGAGCCACGAAATCCGCACGCCGATGAGCGGTGTGCTGGGCATGGTGGAAGCACTGTCGCATACCGACCTGGATGGCGAGCAGCGACGCATCATCGGCGTCATTGAAGACTCCGCACAGATGCTGCGGCAGATTCTGGATGACATTCTGGACTACTCGCGGATCGAGGCCGGCGCGTTGCCGCTGGAACCGCAGCCGGTGGCGCTGCGCAGCCTGCTCGACAACGTGCAGCAGCTGCTGTCACCGCAGGCCTCCAGCAAGGGCCTGGACCTCAGCCTGCAGGTTGACCCGGAGGTCGCGCCGCAGCACCTGGTGGATGGCATGCGCCTGCGCCAGGTGGTGTTCAACCTGCTCAGCAATGCCATCAAGTTCACCAACGAGGGCGCGGTGAGCATCGCGCTGACGGTTGAACGCTCGGACGAGATGGCGCAGACCCTGCGTCTGACCGTGGCCGATACCGGCATCGGCATTTCCGCCGAGCAGCGCCAGCGTCTGTTCAAGCCCTTTGCCCAGGCCGATGTGGCGATCACCCGCCACTATGGCGGCACGGGTCTGGGGTTGAGCATCTGCCAACGACTGGTGGGGCTGATGCGCGGCCGGCTGGACATGCACAGCGAACCTGGCCAGGGCACCCGTGTGGACGTGGTGCTGAGCCTGCCGCGTGTACCGGGCGAGGATGCCGGCCAGGATGCCGCGCACGGTGCCGCTGATGTGCAGCCGTTGCCGTCGGGGCAGGCACGGCGGCGTGTGCTGGTGGTTGAAGACCACCCCACCAACCAGGCCCTGATGCGCTGGCGGTTGCAGCAGCTCGGCCTGCAGCATGAGCTGGCGGTGGACGGCGAGGCGGCGTTGGCGCTGCTGGCGTCCTCCAGTTTCGACCTGGTGATCACCGACTGCCGCATGCCGGTGATGGACGGCTACACCCTGACCCGGCGCATCCGCGAGCAGGAACGGGGCACCGGCCGCCATCTGCCCGTGCTGGCACTGACGGCCAGCGCACTGGCCGAGGACCTGCAGCGCTGCCGCGAAGCGGGCATGGATGACCTGCTGGCCAAGCCGGTGGCGCTGGCCACGCTGCGCAGGGCCCTGCGCCGCTGGCTGCCCACCGACCCCGGCGATGAAGCCCCAACCGCCGCCGATCTCGCTCCGGCCGATGCCGACACACCTGCGCCGCTGCCGACGCGTGAGGCCATCGTGCAACGGTTCGGGTCCGAGCACGTGGCCAATGTACTGATCGAAAGCATGCGCAAGGCCACTGGCGAGGACCTGCAGCGGGGTCTGCTGGCGCGCGAGCAGGAAGACAGCAACACCGCGGTCGAAGTGCTGCACCGGATTGTCGGTGGGTTGGGCACGTTGGGCGCGGAGGCGCTGGCCATGCAGGCGCGCGCGCTGATGCAGCAGATCCAGAACGAGGGTGTGGCGGCGTGTGCGGCGGACATCGGCGCGTTCGAGCTGGCGCTGGAGTCCTACCTGAAGAGCCTGGACCCGTAG
- a CDS encoding response regulator transcription factor — protein MTSPPLLRIIIADDHPVVRIGASSVIEKNGVGIVVAEASSASELMDMLKAHPCDVLVTDYSMPGGDQADGFAMISMIRRHYPDLPVVLLSVANNLAILRMVVSTGVQGLVDKASSMEELPQAILAVHRKQAYLSRTLKERIDAIGTHDVDEKDTRTLSPKEVEVLRLLGAGQTVKEIALHLHKSVSTISRQKGDAMLKLGLKGDAELFDYLRDSKL, from the coding sequence ATGACCTCACCGCCGCTACTGCGCATCATCATCGCCGACGATCACCCGGTCGTTCGTATCGGGGCGAGTTCCGTCATCGAAAAGAACGGCGTCGGCATCGTGGTGGCTGAAGCCAGCAGTGCCAGCGAGTTGATGGACATGCTCAAGGCACACCCCTGCGACGTACTGGTCACCGACTACTCCATGCCGGGCGGCGACCAGGCTGACGGTTTTGCCATGATCAGCATGATCCGTCGGCACTACCCGGACCTTCCAGTGGTACTGCTCAGCGTGGCCAACAATCTGGCCATCCTGCGCATGGTGGTCTCCACCGGCGTGCAGGGGCTGGTGGACAAAGCCTCTTCGATGGAGGAGCTGCCGCAGGCGATACTTGCCGTGCACCGCAAGCAGGCGTACCTGAGCCGCACGCTGAAGGAACGCATTGACGCAATTGGCACACATGATGTCGACGAGAAAGACACCCGCACGCTGTCGCCCAAGGAGGTGGAAGTTCTGCGTCTGCTCGGTGCAGGGCAGACGGTGAAGGAAATCGCGCTGCATCTGCATAAGAGCGTCAGCACGATCAGCCGCCAGAAGGGCGATGCGATGCTCAAGCTGGGCCTGAAAGGCGACGCCGAACTGTTCGACTATCTGCGCGACAGCAAGCTTTGA
- a CDS encoding GNAT family N-acetyltransferase, with amino-acid sequence MQIRPERATDAAAIHALTREAFANAPHRDGTEQDVIDALRAAGALSVSLVAEEADELIGHVALSPVTLSDGSRGWYGLGPISVAPTQQGRGVGSALMRAALAALQERGAAGCVLLGDPAYYGRFGFRADPRLRLPGVPAEYFQTVLLQGEWPDADVRYHGAFGG; translated from the coding sequence ATGCAGATCCGCCCCGAGCGCGCGACCGATGCCGCCGCCATTCACGCACTGACCCGCGAGGCATTTGCCAATGCGCCGCACCGTGATGGGACCGAGCAGGACGTCATTGACGCATTGCGCGCGGCCGGCGCGCTGTCGGTGTCGCTGGTGGCCGAGGAAGCGGATGAATTGATCGGCCATGTCGCGCTGTCGCCGGTCACGCTCAGTGATGGCAGCCGGGGCTGGTATGGACTGGGGCCTATCTCGGTGGCCCCGACGCAGCAGGGTCGGGGCGTAGGCAGCGCATTGATGCGGGCCGCGCTGGCGGCGCTGCAGGAGCGCGGGGCAGCCGGCTGCGTGCTGCTGGGGGATCCGGCGTACTACGGGCGCTTCGGGTTCCGGGCCGATCCACGGCTGCGTTTGCCCGGGGTGCCGGCGGAGTACTTCCAGACGGTGTTGCTGCAAGGGGAATGGCCGGATGCTGATGTGCGGTATCACGGTGCATTTGGCGGGTAA
- a CDS encoding c-type cytochrome encodes MLAVVLLSACTAAPQTPEQARQRERERAFAICGGCHTVNAGGVHRFGPNLHGVIGRRAGSLSDYPYSPAMRRANLVWSEQTLDAFLRSPASVVPDSRMVNSTADPERRKLVIEYLKGNHP; translated from the coding sequence GTGTTGGCGGTCGTGCTGCTCAGTGCATGCACGGCCGCACCGCAGACGCCGGAACAGGCGCGGCAACGCGAGCGCGAACGTGCGTTTGCGATCTGCGGTGGATGCCATACGGTGAACGCGGGCGGCGTGCACCGCTTCGGCCCGAACCTGCACGGGGTGATCGGTCGTCGCGCCGGCAGTCTTTCCGACTATCCGTATTCACCGGCGATGCGCCGCGCGAACCTGGTGTGGAGTGAGCAGACGCTGGATGCGTTTCTGCGTTCGCCCGCGAGCGTGGTGCCGGATTCGCGGATGGTCAATTCCACCGCCGATCCGGAGCGGCGGAAGCTGGTGATCGAGTATCTGAAAGGCAACCACCCGTAG
- a CDS encoding electron transfer flavoprotein-ubiquinone oxidoreductase, with product MSEETTALPPREAMEFDVVIVGAGPAGLATAIRLRQRAIEAGRELSVCVLEKGSEPGAHILSGAIMDPRALTELFPDWAERGAPLKQAVTRDEFLFLSPDGARSTPHAFLPECFHNQGNYIVSLGEVTRWLAQQAEALEVAIFPGFAAAEVLYDENGAVMGVATGDMGIRKDGSHGPNFERGMELHAKYTIFAEGSRGHLGRQLITRYQLDAGKDPQSYGIGIKELWQIDPAKHEPGLVVHTAGWPLDSDTYGGSFLYHAEGGKVAVGFVVGLDYKNPWMSPFEEFQRFKTHPSIRKHLEGGKRIGYGARAITAGGLFSLPKTVFPGGALVGCEAGYLNASRIKGSHAAIKTGMLAADAAFDALVADRQRDELSAYPEAFDQSWLHDELKLSKNFKQWFKKGRTVATLMTGIEQWLLPKLGIRNPPWTIGHNKPDHECLEPASQHTRITYPKPDNVLTFDRLSSVFLSSTNHEEDQPSHLTLKDASIPVRVNLAEYAGPEARYCPAGVYEFVGSEGQEQLQINAQNCVHCKTCDIKDPTQNIVWVTPQGGGGPNYPSM from the coding sequence ATGAGCGAAGAAACCACCGCCCTGCCCCCGCGCGAAGCCATGGAATTTGACGTGGTGATCGTCGGAGCCGGCCCCGCCGGCCTGGCCACGGCCATCCGCCTGCGCCAGCGCGCCATCGAAGCCGGCCGCGAACTGTCGGTCTGCGTGCTGGAAAAGGGATCCGAGCCCGGCGCGCACATCCTGTCCGGCGCGATCATGGACCCGCGCGCACTGACCGAGCTGTTCCCGGACTGGGCCGAGCGCGGCGCGCCGCTGAAACAGGCCGTCACCCGCGACGAGTTCCTGTTCCTCAGCCCGGACGGCGCGCGCAGCACCCCGCATGCGTTCCTGCCGGAATGCTTCCACAACCAGGGCAACTACATCGTCAGCCTTGGCGAGGTCACCCGCTGGCTGGCGCAGCAGGCCGAAGCGCTGGAAGTGGCGATCTTCCCCGGCTTTGCCGCCGCCGAAGTGCTGTATGACGAGAACGGCGCAGTGATGGGCGTGGCCACCGGCGACATGGGCATCCGCAAGGATGGCAGCCACGGCCCGAACTTCGAACGCGGCATGGAACTGCACGCGAAGTACACGATCTTCGCCGAAGGCTCGCGCGGCCACCTCGGCCGCCAGCTGATCACGCGTTACCAGCTGGACGCCGGCAAGGACCCGCAGTCCTACGGCATCGGCATCAAGGAACTGTGGCAGATCGACCCGGCCAAGCATGAGCCAGGCCTGGTGGTGCACACCGCCGGCTGGCCGCTGGACAGCGACACCTACGGTGGCTCGTTCCTGTACCACGCCGAAGGCGGCAAGGTCGCCGTGGGCTTCGTGGTGGGGCTGGATTACAAGAACCCGTGGATGAGCCCGTTCGAGGAGTTCCAGCGTTTCAAGACCCATCCGTCGATCCGCAAGCACCTGGAAGGCGGCAAGCGCATCGGCTACGGCGCACGCGCGATCACCGCCGGCGGCCTGTTCTCGTTGCCGAAGACGGTGTTCCCGGGCGGTGCGCTGGTCGGCTGCGAAGCCGGTTACCTCAACGCCAGCCGAATAAAGGGCAGCCACGCGGCAATCAAGACCGGCATGCTGGCCGCGGATGCCGCGTTCGATGCGCTGGTCGCCGACCGCCAGCGCGATGAACTGAGCGCCTACCCGGAAGCGTTCGACCAGAGCTGGCTGCATGACGAACTGAAGCTGTCGAAGAACTTCAAGCAGTGGTTCAAGAAGGGCCGCACCGTGGCCACGTTGATGACCGGCATTGAACAGTGGCTGCTGCCGAAGCTGGGCATCCGCAATCCGCCGTGGACGATCGGTCACAACAAGCCGGACCACGAATGCCTGGAACCGGCATCGCAGCACACCCGCATCACGTATCCGAAGCCGGACAACGTGCTGACCTTCGACCGGCTCAGCTCGGTGTTCCTGAGCAGCACCAATCACGAGGAAGACCAGCCCAGCCACCTCACGCTGAAGGACGCCAGCATTCCGGTGCGGGTCAACCTGGCCGAGTACGCTGGCCCGGAAGCGCGTTACTGCCCGGCGGGCGTGTACGAGTTCGTCGGCAGCGAAGGCCAGGAACAGCTGCAGATCAACGCGCAGAACTGCGTGCACTGCAAAACCTGCGACATCAAGGACCCCACCCAGAACATTGTGTGGGTGACCCCGCAGGGCGGCGGCGGTCCCAACTACCCGTCGATGTGA
- the pnuC gene encoding nicotinamide riboside transporter PnuC — protein sequence MNPAVLEWSAVAASILGVWLMARRHLLAWPVGLVAVALYAVVFAEARLYSDTLLQIAFGCFLLYGWLSWRRTAATEGQITIAPLSRRQLLRDLGVGVLGGLLLGAAMHTWTNAALPWLDAMLAALSLVAQWWQARRHVATWWLWIVVDVVYVGMYVVKSLNVTAGLYVLFIGLAVMGLRAWSRAAKVPLPQTR from the coding sequence ATGAATCCGGCCGTGCTCGAATGGTCTGCGGTCGCTGCCAGCATCCTCGGCGTGTGGCTGATGGCGCGCCGGCATCTGCTGGCGTGGCCGGTGGGGCTGGTCGCGGTGGCGCTGTATGCGGTGGTGTTCGCGGAGGCGCGACTCTACTCGGACACGCTGCTGCAGATCGCGTTCGGTTGCTTCCTGCTGTATGGCTGGCTGAGCTGGCGGCGTACCGCGGCAACCGAGGGGCAGATCACCATCGCGCCATTGTCACGCCGGCAGCTGCTGCGCGACCTGGGCGTCGGGGTGCTGGGTGGTCTGCTGCTGGGTGCGGCGATGCACACCTGGACCAATGCGGCGCTGCCCTGGCTGGATGCGATGCTGGCCGCGTTGAGTCTGGTGGCGCAGTGGTGGCAGGCAAGGCGTCACGTGGCCACGTGGTGGCTGTGGATCGTGGTCGATGTGGTGTACGTGGGCATGTACGTGGTGAAGTCGTTGAATGTGACCGCCGGGTTGTATGTGTTGTTCATCGGGTTGGCGGTGATGGGACTGCGCGCGTGGAGCCGGGCGGCGAAGGTGCCGTTGCCGCAGACCCGGTAG